The following DNA comes from Hordeum vulgare subsp. vulgare chromosome 3H, MorexV3_pseudomolecules_assembly, whole genome shotgun sequence.
TAGAAAAGTCAGAGGGAGTACTAGCGATATGCTCGCCTTTAGAAAAGTCAGAAGGAGTACTAGCATGGTAATGCACGCGTTTCCTCCCATCCACCAAGTGCAGTATATATCTCCCGCGCAACCGATCCCAGGCAGCGCAGCCACACACACCAAACCATCACGACTCTCATTCGGTCATTCCTTGCACTCTGTCTTCGCCTTTCTCCTGTCTCTGGCTCTCTTCGGCATGGGGAACTTCACGTCCTGCACGCTGGCCATGATCCCCGGGGCGGCCAAGGCCGCTAGGGTAGTGCTCCCCGACGGCGGTCTGAGGCTGGTCAGGCCcccggcgacggcggcggagctGATGCTCGAGGCGCCGGGCCATTTCCTGACTGACGCGCACGCGCTGCAGGCGGGGCACCGGATCGAGGCGCTTGCGGCTGACGACGACCTCGAGCTCGGGGGCGTCTACGCCGCCTTCCCCATGCAGCGGCTTGGCTCCAAGGTCGCGCCCGCCGACGTGGCTCGTCTGGCTGCCGTTTTCGCCGGGGAGGCTCATGCCCGGAGGCCCGCTTCGGCCAAGGTAGCAGCCATTGTCGTGGCGCCGCCCGAGGTGGCTCCCGTTGCCGCCGACGAGGACATCGCGCCGGTCAGTACGCTGCGGTTGGATGAAATGGCCGTGGACGACGAGGCGACTGCGGCAGAGATCGGAGAGCTTAAGCAACGGATAAGCGGCGGTCGCTTGTCGAGGCGACGGCCAACGTTGGACACTATACACGAGGGGAGCTACGCCGGAGTGCCATGCTAATGCTACAAGTCAATTAGCCACTGAACAAACATAGAGATGGCAAAGGCCTTCTCTCGTATTTTATTTTTGATTATGGGTAAAATTTGCTGCCTCTTTTTCATGTATTTTTGAGCGATGAAAGGGCAATTGAACACAAATAAAGTTGGGCAAGTGATTAATGAATCGAAGATATCctatattttcttttcttataAATGAGTCGATGAGATCGATCAATTCTTTTAAAGAAAAGGCATGAGCCCGACTTTATAAATAAAGCCACCAGACAGAGTGAGAAACAACACATGACACGAGTCCGAACCGTCAACCAAGACGAGACGCGAAGCAGAAAGTCAGATACATGGCGCGCGAGCCAAACCCACGACACGCAGGCCGGACTATCAAAGAAAACCACAACATGACAGCCTTCCTCTAAGCCCAAGCCACTTCGAGATTAGACATGAGGCTCCTGGCGCAAAATGAAAGAAACTGAGACCCAAATCTTAGACAGCAGCAGGTCGAGGTTGTGTAGCTTAGTCAATAATCTTCACTGCTTCACGAACAAGCAAGTTTTAAATAAGCAATCAGCAGGTTTAGCAGGAAAGATATGTTCAATGATAAACTTGTTCCTCGTAGTCCACAAAGCCCAACACACCGTCGCCAGCCCAATCCAGAACAAACGCTTCGTATCCCCCACCAGGGGACTGGCGAGATTACGAAGTTCAAAGAAAGACGAAGGGGCCCAAGTCACTTGCAACCAAGAGCGAAAGCAACACCAGATCAATTTAGCCAAGACTCAGTTGAAGAAAATATGATTGGTGTCCTCCAAAGCTTCACAAAGGGCACAACGGTCTGAGCCCGGGCCGTTGCGTTTCCTAATCTGATTAGCCGCCGGGAGGCGACCCCTGAAAGCTTGCCACATGAAGATTTTAATCTTAGGAGGAATACATGCCAAATCCGGCTGAACTTAGTCGAAGTCGTAATAGCAATCAGCTTGGAATGTAAGGATTTAACCGAGAAGCGACCTGAGGAAGAGTGAGGCCAGACCACCGAGTCTTTCTCCTACGAGAGCGAGGGAAAAAGGGCAGCAAGATGATGCCATTGAACCAACTCTTCAGGGAACAGCGCACGCCGGAAGGCCAAGCCCCAGTTATCACCCGCAAGCTCTGCAATGGAAATATCAGGTTTAGGGCAGAAAGATAATAGCGTAGGGAAGGTCACCGAGAGTGTAGAGTCCCCACACCAGTAGTCGAACCAAAACCGGATCGAGGCGCCATTACCCACCAGAAATTTGACATGGTCTTTGAATATCGGACGCACCTTAACCAAATCATTCCAGAACTGGGATCCGCCCCTAGGGGAGGCGAACATAGGATTAGAGGAGGGGAAATATTTCGCCTTGAGAATAGATAACGAAAGGGAGCCTCGGCCCGAGGACATAATTTTCCACCACCACTTGATCATAAGGCATTTGTTCATCACCGCGGTATTCATGATGCACAAACCTCCCATGTTTTTGGGCCTACAAATGATGTTCTATTTGACCAACCGATACTTACGTTTATTCTTCACAGAATTCCAATAAAAAGCACCTTTATGCTTGTCGAAACCATCATGCGTACCCGCAGAGAGAAGGTAAAAGCCCATGGTGAACATAGGAAGGGAGGAGAGACAGGAATTAGTCAAGGCCACCTTACCCGCATTCGTATTGTATCTACCACTCCACGGGAGCACCCTATTGCCAACCTTGGTCACAATAGGTGCAAACTCCTTGGCACAAATCTTATCTGGGGCAATCGGGAGACCCAAGTATTTAAAAGGAAAGGAACCCATGCTGCAATGGAGGAGGTGCGCCATGCGCATAGCCTCACCATCATCAACACGAGTGATAATGACCTCGCTCTTCGCGAAGTTAATTTTAAGCCCCGATGGAGCTTCAAAGCAAAGTAGGACGAACTTGATGTGGGCAAGGCAGGAGTCATTAATCTCCACCATGATAATGGTATCGTCCGCATACTGAAGGTGGGAGACCCCGTGGAGGATGAGGTGAGAAATCACTGGAGATATATTGGCCagaggtagtagcccgagacagaATACGCGAGAAAGCATCGGCAACAAAGTTAAAAAGGATCGGGGAAGCCGGGTCCCCTTGCCTTAGGCCCCCGCCGTTGGCAAAAAAAGAACGGGTATGCCCGTTCACCGAGATCGTCGTGTGCCCACCGGAAACCAACTGCATAATCCTATGCACATAAGCCCCTTCAAATCCTTTGGCGAGCAAAACCTCTCGGAGGAAAGACCAACTAACCGAGTCATACACTTTCTCGAAGTCCAATTTAAGAATCACCGCTTTCACATTTCGGGATTTAAGATCATGGACAATCTCATGAAGGCACATAATACCATCAAGGATGAATCTGCCTTTCACAAAGGAAGTTTAGAAAGGGCTAAGCGTGCAATGCGGAACAGGGGACAAGCGCGTGGAAAAAACCTTAGTAGGAAATTTCGCCATATGATTAATAAGGGCAACCGGCCTTAATTCGGATATCAGCTCCGCACCCTTGACCTTAGGGATGAGGGAGATAACAGCATAATTAAGGCGGGAGGTATCCATCGTCCCAAGACAAAACCCCTGAGTGATCTTACAAACGAGGTCCTTAAGTTGTGGCCAGAAATTtttaaagaaaggaatggaaaAACCATCCGGTCCCGAAGcagccactagtagaaaacagggctatcgttcggccctggccagcccattagtcccggttcttcaagaaccgggaccaatggggggtattagacccggttcgtgagcccaggggccggccggggcctcgtgggcatcggtcccggtacgtgtagaaccatttgtcccggttcgagccacgaaccgggaccaatggtccttgctgctggcccacaaccattggtcccggttcgtggcatgaactgggacagaaggggtggctttagtcccggttcatgtcacGAACCGGTAAAAataagttgcctatatatacccatcgccgcggcagagcactctattttttttggccggcgaggggagggcattttggtgctctagctcacctcctatgcacatgaggtgttcgatgaaatgcccgagccacactagttaagctttctcctctcgaagctcgacctaggagcttcatttttcccgagatttgtctagatttaggggtccgtcacgccccgtccctgttttcaccgccgttgatcgcccgcgccgatctcctcggcggcaccaccgtggtgagcctcttgttctcatcttctttatgatacttgtctgattttcttactttagatagatatttgtctgattttcttaattttgacacacataattatatgtaatgcacgcagatgaaccggcaagggatgtatggtgacagacacacctccgagtacattaagggcgtgcatatttttctccaagtggctgaggaaaacaagcagaatggttttatctgttgtccatgcagtaaatgtgggaatacgaagtcttactctgaccggaaaatccttcacacccacctgctttacaagggtttcatgccacactataatgtttggacgaggcatggagaaataggggttatgattgaagacggcgaagaagaagaggacgatgacaactatgtgacCCTTGAATATGGTGATGCggcaacggggggagctgctgaagatcaagaggaaccagacgatgtgcccgatgatgctgcaatgggggaagctgctgaagatcaagagaaaccagacgttgtgcccgatgatgatctctgtcgggtcattgtcgatgcaaggacgcaatgcgaaagtcaaaaggagaacctgaagttcgatcgcatgttagaggatcacaaaaaaaaagttgtaccccaattgtgaagatggcaacacaaagctgggtaccgtgCTGGAATTGttgcagtggaaggcagagaatgttgtgcctgacaatggatttgagaagctactgaaaatattgaagaagaagcttccaaaggataatgaactgCCCGACAATACgtacgcagcaaagaaggtcgtatgccctctaggattggaggtgcagaagatacatgcatgccctaatgactgcatcctctaccgcggtgcgtaccaggatttgaacgcatgcccggtatgcggtgcattgcggtataagatcagacgagatgaccctggtgatgttgacggcgagccccacaggaagagagttcctgcgaaggtgatgtggtatgctcctataataccacggttgaaacgactgttcagaaacaaagagcatgccaagttgatgcgatggcacagtgaggaccgtaagaaagacgggaagttgagagcacccgctaacGGGTCGcactggagaaaaatcgagagagagtactgggctgagtttgcacgtgacccaaggaacgtatggtttggtttaagcgcggatggcattaatcctttcggggagcagagcagcaatcacagcacATGGCCCGTgaatctatgtatgtataaccttcctccttggatgtgcatgaaacggaagttcattatgatgccagttatcatccaaggccctaagcaacccggcaacgacattgatgtgtacctaaggccattagttgaagaacttttacagatgtggaatggaaacggtgtacgtgcgtgggatgagcacaaacaggaggaatttaacctgcacgcgttgctgtttgtaaccatcaacgattggcccgctctcagtaacctttcaggacagacaaacaagggataccacgcatgcacgcactgtttagctgacaccgaaagtatatacctgggaagctgcaggaagaatgtgtacctgggccatcgtcaatttcttccgaccaaccatcaatgtcgaaagaaaggcaagcatttcaaaggcgaggcagatcaccgaaAGAAGCTCGCCATGCTTgccggtgatcacgtacttgctatggtcaacgATTTAcatgtaatctttggaaagggtcccgacggactagctgttccgagtgacgctgggggacacgcacccatgtggaagaagaaatctatattttgggacctaccctactggaaagacctagaggtccgctcttcgatagacgtgatgcacgtgacgaagaacctttgcgtcaacctgctaggcttcttgggcgtgtatgggaagacaaaagatacagctgaggcacgggaggacctgcaacgtttgcacgaaaaagatggcatgcctccaaagtagtatgaaggtcctgccatctACGCTCTtagcaaagaagagaaggaaatcttctttgaatgcctccttagtatgaaggtcccgactggcttctcgtcgaatataaagggaataataaatatggcagagaaaaagttttagaacctaaagtctcatgactgccacgtgattatgatgcaactgcttccgattgcattgagggggcttctaccgaaaaacgtccgattagccattgtgaagctatgtgcattcctcaatgcaatctctcagaaggtgatcgatccagaaatcataccaaggctaaggagtgatgtggtgcaatgtcttgtcagtttcgagctggtgttcccaccatccttcttcaatatcatgacgcacgtcctaggtcatctagttgacgagattgccattctgggccccgtatttctacacaatatgtacccctttgagaggttcatgggagtcctaaagaaatatgtccgtaaccgcgctaggccagaaggaagcatctccatgggccatcaaacagaggatgtcattgggttttgtgttgacttcattcctgaccttaagaagataggtctccctaaatcgcggtatgagggaagactgactggaaaaggcacgcttggaggggagacaataatatgcagggacggatattcttggtctcaagcacactcacAGTTCTatagaactctaccttggtgaccccttatgtcgatgaacacaagaacagtctgcgctccaaacacccggagtagtgcgacgactggattacgTGTGAatacatcaggactttcagcagttggttggaaacacgtctgagagatgaaaacactgtttgtgatgagttgtactcgttgtccaggggaccatcttcgactgttatgatttggaaaggatacgagataaatgggaatacattttacacgatcgcccaagatcaaaagagcaccaaccaaaacagcggtgtccgctttgatgcagccaccgagaggggaaaggacacatattatggttacatagtggacatattggaacttgactacggagtatattttaaggtccctttgtttaagtgcaaatgggtcaatctgtcaggaggcggggtacatgtagacccacagtacggaatgacaacagtggatctgaacaatcttgggtacactgacgaaccgttcgtcctagccaatgatgtggcacaggttatctatgtgaaggacatgtctaccaaaccgagaaaaagataaaataaggaagcgaatatatcatacgatgagccaaagggcCACATAGTTatttcaggaaaaagggacatcgtgggagtggagggcaagacagacatgtccgaagattatgaaaagtttcatgaaattcctcccttcaaagtcagggctgacccaagcatcctgacaaatgatgaagattatccatggttacagcacaataaggaaaggacacaagcgaagaaaaagtgaagactttctccacaactattatgatgataccatgccaactttcaacctttttgtagttcatttgaaaggcatgttgtaacagacaggtgagcactgcgcttctcccttcaccgtctctacactcagggcttataaaccgctgcgagtgcc
Coding sequences within:
- the LOC123440109 gene encoding uncharacterized protein LOC123440109, whose product is MGNFTSCTLAMIPGAAKAARVVLPDGGLRLVRPPATAAELMLEAPGHFLTDAHALQAGHRIEALAADDDLELGGVYAAFPMQRLGSKVAPADVARLAAVFAGEAHARRPASAKVAAIVVAPPEVAPVAADEDIAPVSTLRLDEMAVDDEATAAEIGELKQRISGGRLSRRRPTLDTIHEGSYAGVPC